One Desulfovibrio fairfieldensis genomic window carries:
- a CDS encoding DHH family phosphoesterase → MPVNAEHIASFKQWRQNLDKDDRWCIMINADPDALASAMALKRIMLHKVHSVDIMRINEVTRPDNLAMIRYLRIPAKPWQPEKAGQYTRFGMVDSQPRHNQAFAGISYDLIIDHHPLTDLTDCTTPAAFCDIRPGIGATSTMMTRFLQALRMRPGPLLATALLYGIRTDTAAFERSGGEEDLRAYQWLSHHADNNLLRRIARSEYLRAWLPLFSRAFRSLTDCRGGGAHATLGEIKSADLLVAIADFFTRVHGLKWIAVSGIVDKTVIVIFRGDGGRDIGRLADACFYDVGTAGGHRNLGRAEFPLSAVPEGVKAADFVQQRLQTRKLRPKAAIQPVPPPPEPAHPVAKS, encoded by the coding sequence ATGCCGGTCAACGCCGAACACATCGCCAGTTTCAAGCAATGGCGGCAAAATCTGGACAAGGACGACCGCTGGTGCATCATGATCAATGCCGACCCGGACGCCTTGGCTTCGGCCATGGCGCTCAAACGGATCATGCTGCACAAGGTGCACAGCGTGGACATCATGCGCATCAACGAGGTGACCCGGCCGGACAACCTGGCCATGATCCGTTATCTGCGCATCCCGGCCAAACCCTGGCAGCCGGAAAAGGCGGGACAGTATACCCGTTTCGGCATGGTGGACTCCCAGCCCCGGCACAATCAGGCCTTCGCGGGCATTTCCTACGACCTGATCATCGACCACCATCCCCTGACGGACCTCACGGACTGCACCACGCCCGCGGCCTTTTGCGACATCCGGCCCGGCATCGGCGCCACCAGCACCATGATGACCCGCTTTCTCCAGGCTCTGCGCATGCGCCCAGGCCCGCTGCTGGCAACAGCCCTGCTCTACGGCATCCGCACGGACACGGCGGCCTTTGAGCGCTCCGGCGGCGAGGAGGACTTACGCGCTTACCAGTGGCTCTCCCACCATGCGGACAACAATCTGCTGCGCCGGATCGCCCGCAGCGAATATCTGCGCGCCTGGCTGCCGCTCTTTTCGCGCGCCTTCCGCTCGCTCACCGACTGCCGGGGCGGCGGAGCCCACGCCACGCTCGGCGAAATCAAGAGCGCGGACCTGCTGGTGGCCATTGCCGACTTCTTTACCCGTGTGCACGGCCTGAAGTGGATCGCTGTCAGCGGCATTGTGGACAAAACCGTGATCGTGATCTTTCGCGGCGACGGCGGGCGGGACATCGGCCGTCTGGCCGACGCCTGTTTTTACGACGTGGGCACCGCCGGCGGGCACCGCAACCTGGGCCGGGCGGAATTTCCACTTTCCGCCGTACCCGAGGGCGTCAAAGCCGCCGACTTTGTGCAGCAGCGTCTGCAGACCCGCAAGCTGCGCCCCAAAGCCGCGATCCAGCCCGTCCCTCCGCCCCCGGAACCGGCCCACCCTGTCGCCAAATCCTGA
- a CDS encoding class I SAM-dependent methyltransferase, whose translation MDWNAALYRKSHGFVAEYGKNLLACVPEDAGQCILDFGCGTGELTAALARKAGQVIGVDQSAAMIRAAREKYPGPEYHVLDAAGLAVQGWTARFDLVFSNAVFHWIQDQDALLRALHAVLKPGGLLVCEFGAQGNVAAVCSAFASALAARGRTRSEPFYFPAPAAYRRKLETAGFQARQIEDYDRPTPLSGGENGLAHWLEQFFAGDLAGFEQAEQVKIFREVECALRPRLWDGEQWVADYRRLRLLAVRS comes from the coding sequence ATGGACTGGAACGCCGCGCTTTACCGGAAAAGCCATGGTTTTGTGGCCGAATACGGCAAAAATCTGCTGGCCTGCGTCCCGGAAGACGCCGGCCAGTGTATTCTGGATTTCGGCTGCGGCACCGGCGAGCTGACCGCCGCCCTGGCCCGGAAAGCCGGGCAGGTGATCGGCGTGGACCAGTCCGCCGCCATGATCCGGGCGGCGCGCGAAAAGTATCCCGGTCCGGAATACCATGTTCTGGACGCGGCCGGTCTGGCCGTCCAGGGCTGGACGGCCCGTTTCGACCTGGTCTTTTCCAACGCGGTTTTTCACTGGATTCAGGATCAGGACGCGCTGCTGCGCGCCCTGCATGCGGTTCTGAAGCCGGGCGGCCTGCTGGTCTGCGAATTCGGCGCCCAGGGCAACGTGGCGGCCGTGTGTTCGGCCTTTGCCTCGGCGCTGGCGGCTCGCGGCCGGACCCGGTCCGAGCCCTTCTATTTCCCCGCACCGGCGGCATACCGCCGAAAACTGGAAACAGCGGGCTTTCAGGCCCGGCAGATTGAGGACTACGACCGCCCCACGCCCCTGTCCGGCGGGGAAAACGGCCTTGCCCACTGGCTGGAACAGTTTTTCGCCGGGGATCTGGCCGGTTTTGAACAAGCGGAACAAGTGAAAATCTTCCGCGAGGTGGAATGCGCCCTGCGGCCGCGCCTCTGGGACGGGGAGCAGTGGGTCGCTGATTACCGGCGGCTCCGGCTGCTGGCCGTCAGAAGCTGA
- a CDS encoding GntR family transcriptional regulator — MSQVKTYSAQAIAYIKQRLLDGTLSPGDPIRETEIAEHLGISRGPVREALQSLLQQGLVTGLPQKAKFIRHLTAREIEDSYCLGGTLEGACIVQSLERWDDKAQAGVEEILAEMERQSRTAAGLAALSQIDEAFHDALLAPCRNRLMAGIARNSCAHISKFLYYKCWDTLFSPREFYQRHEVIYDAVRGRDPRHIQRTLLEHYAESGRRLALVCGRRED; from the coding sequence TTGTCTCAGGTCAAGACGTACAGCGCCCAGGCCATCGCCTATATCAAGCAGCGCCTGCTGGACGGCACCCTTTCGCCCGGCGATCCCATCCGTGAAACCGAGATCGCCGAACATCTCGGCATCAGCCGGGGGCCGGTGCGCGAAGCCCTGCAAAGCCTGCTGCAACAGGGTCTGGTCACGGGTCTGCCGCAGAAGGCCAAGTTCATTCGGCATCTTACGGCGCGGGAGATTGAAGACAGCTATTGCCTGGGCGGTACCTTGGAAGGTGCCTGTATTGTCCAGTCTCTGGAGCGCTGGGACGACAAGGCACAAGCCGGGGTGGAGGAAATTCTGGCCGAGATGGAGCGCCAGAGCCGCACCGCCGCCGGTCTGGCCGCACTGAGCCAGATTGACGAAGCCTTCCACGACGCCCTGCTGGCCCCTTGCCGCAATCGTCTGATGGCGGGCATCGCGCGCAATTCCTGCGCGCACATCTCCAAATTCCTCTACTACAAGTGCTGGGACACGCTTTTTTCACCGCGCGAATTCTATCAGCGGCACGAAGTCATTTACGACGCCGTGCGCGGGCGCGATCCCCGGCATATCCAGCGGACCCTGCTGGAGCACTACGCGGAATCGGGCCGCCGCCTGGCCCTGGTCTGCGGCCGCCGCGAGGACTGA
- a CDS encoding Na+/H+ antiporter NhaC family protein: MQEKTLRMYGGMLGGLVPLTILVIGLVWLSVAGRGGTKPFWACAWLALAVGLFFARDKAEYCKAAMRGIGDKTGIVIVTAWLFAGVFGKLMAAGGLVNGLLWLGMTTGAQGAVFTLLVFLAAMLFALGTGTSTGTCIALTPVLYPAGYFLGADPAMLGLAILSGAAFGDNLAPVSDTTIVSAYTQGASMREVVRSRFPLAMSAAVISGIVFLMFGGGGEVRVLPEIKATLNPSGVFMLLALVVVVVAALRGRHIIEALIYGNVTAALAGICAGTLKPGDIFGIPAKAGGSTGIIQSGIDGVVGAIIFAILILAVTQILVECGIMGKILEFARKSVVATVRQAELFIVGVTILASIPISANAPAELLVGPSLVRPMGEKFRLAAARRANLMDCAVCTVFFILPWHIAVAAWYGALYSAAESYGIAAPPISAALYNPYSWALLAVLLFSVLTGWNRRFAESGENGEAA; encoded by the coding sequence ATGCAGGAAAAAACACTGCGGATGTACGGCGGCATGCTGGGCGGGCTGGTGCCTCTGACCATTCTTGTCATTGGCCTGGTCTGGCTCTCCGTGGCCGGGCGCGGCGGCACCAAGCCTTTCTGGGCCTGCGCCTGGCTGGCCCTGGCCGTGGGGCTGTTTTTCGCCCGCGACAAGGCGGAATACTGCAAGGCCGCCATGCGCGGCATCGGCGACAAGACGGGCATCGTCATCGTTACGGCCTGGCTGTTCGCCGGGGTTTTCGGCAAACTCATGGCCGCCGGGGGCCTGGTCAACGGTCTGCTCTGGCTGGGCATGACCACCGGGGCGCAGGGCGCGGTCTTCACCCTGCTGGTCTTCCTGGCGGCCATGCTTTTCGCGCTGGGCACGGGCACCAGCACGGGCACCTGCATCGCCCTGACGCCCGTGCTGTACCCGGCGGGCTACTTTCTGGGGGCGGACCCGGCCATGCTCGGCCTGGCTATCCTGTCCGGCGCGGCCTTCGGGGACAATCTGGCCCCGGTGTCGGACACGACCATTGTTTCCGCGTATACTCAGGGCGCGAGCATGCGCGAGGTGGTGCGCAGCCGTTTTCCGCTGGCCATGAGCGCGGCCGTCATCTCGGGCATCGTCTTTCTGATGTTCGGCGGCGGCGGAGAGGTGCGCGTGCTGCCCGAAATCAAAGCCACGCTGAATCCGTCGGGCGTGTTCATGCTGCTGGCCCTGGTGGTGGTCGTGGTTGCGGCCCTGCGCGGCAGGCATATCATTGAAGCCCTGATTTACGGCAACGTGACCGCGGCCCTGGCGGGCATTTGCGCGGGCACGCTCAAGCCCGGCGATATTTTCGGCATCCCGGCCAAGGCCGGGGGCTCCACGGGCATCATCCAGTCCGGCATCGACGGCGTGGTGGGGGCCATCATCTTCGCCATCCTGATTCTGGCCGTGACCCAGATTCTTGTGGAATGCGGCATCATGGGCAAGATTCTGGAGTTCGCCCGGAAAAGCGTGGTGGCCACCGTGCGCCAGGCCGAACTCTTCATCGTGGGGGTGACCATTCTGGCGTCCATTCCCATTTCGGCCAATGCACCGGCGGAACTTCTGGTGGGCCCCAGCCTGGTACGTCCCATGGGCGAAAAATTCCGCCTGGCGGCGGCGCGGCGCGCCAATCTCATGGATTGCGCGGTGTGCACGGTCTTCTTCATCCTGCCCTGGCATATCGCCGTGGCAGCCTGGTACGGCGCTCTCTACAGCGCGGCCGAGAGTTACGGCATCGCGGCGCCGCCCATCAGCGCTGCCCTGTACAATCCCTACTCCTGGGCGTTGCTGGCGGTGCTGCTCTTCTCGGTCCTGACCGGCTGGAACCGCCGTTTCGCCGAGTCCGGCGAAAACGGAGAGGCGGCCTAG